From one Verrucomicrobiota bacterium genomic stretch:
- a CDS encoding RNA methyltransferase, with amino-acid sequence MGELLRIEGRHNIEAALAHGFPLSEVIFQNDSHRDLEAALPAALPRQRLSKSAAQAETGIRFHRGVWALAPRPQPRALPTPPPRLIVVAHQLADARNLGALLRNAAALGADQILLSEEGADPYSPPAIRASATAFCRLPIRSTPRLFQELTELRTTHRLLATDLRPDAQEWSDSLLSPVAASPLLLLFGNEGEGLPQEFLALADLRLRLPMTHAMESLNIATTAALLLHDLARLRPRPA; translated from the coding sequence ATGGGGGAGCTACTGCGGATCGAAGGGCGTCACAATATCGAAGCCGCCCTGGCCCACGGCTTCCCGCTCTCGGAGGTCATCTTTCAGAATGACTCCCACCGGGACCTGGAGGCCGCCCTCCCCGCGGCCCTCCCCCGCCAGCGGCTCTCCAAATCCGCCGCCCAAGCCGAAACCGGCATCCGCTTTCACCGCGGCGTCTGGGCCCTGGCCCCGCGTCCCCAGCCACGCGCCCTGCCCACACCCCCTCCCCGCCTGATCGTGGTGGCCCACCAGCTCGCGGACGCGCGCAATCTGGGCGCCCTCCTCCGGAACGCCGCCGCCCTCGGGGCGGACCAGATTCTCCTGAGCGAGGAAGGGGCCGATCCCTACTCGCCCCCCGCCATTCGGGCCTCGGCCACCGCCTTCTGCCGCCTGCCCATTCGTTCCACTCCCCGGCTCTTCCAGGAACTCACCGAACTGCGGACCACTCATCGACTCCTCGCGACCGATCTTCGCCCCGACGCCCAAGAGTGGAGCGACTCCCTGCTATCCCCAGTGGCCGCTTCCCCACTCCTCCTGCTCTTCGGGAACGAAGGAGAGGGACTTCCCCAGGAATTCTTGGCCCTCGCTGACCTCCGGCTGCGCCTGCCCATGACCCACGCCATGGAGTCACTCAATATCGCCACCACCGCC